In Psychrilyobacter piezotolerans, the following proteins share a genomic window:
- the dusB gene encoding tRNA dihydrouridine synthase DusB encodes MIKIYIAPMAGVTDYTYRRIMNKFHPDLMFTEMVSVNAVKMANEKTIKQMLRLLPNDGVQIFGRDIDVMVECAKYVESLGVTYIDVNMGCPMPKITKNGYGSALLEDPEHIRKLMTAIKNALKPETKLSMKIRIGYKEHKNPVEIAKIADELGLHHITVHGRTREQMYSGTANWETIKQIKEAVSIPVIGNGDIFTAEDAYEKATESGVDGIMLARGIYGNPWLIQQIRERFETGEVKTKITYIDKIDMALKHIDYMKEDYPEKQFNFEIRKHLCWYLKGITGGSKVKNLLNKIDNYDEISEVLIRLKEKLKEYNSQ; translated from the coding sequence ATGATAAAAATATATATCGCTCCCATGGCAGGAGTGACAGATTATACATATAGAAGAATTATGAATAAATTCCATCCGGATTTGATGTTTACGGAGATGGTAAGTGTAAATGCAGTGAAGATGGCCAATGAAAAAACAATAAAACAAATGCTTAGACTGCTTCCCAATGACGGGGTCCAGATTTTCGGCCGGGATATAGACGTTATGGTGGAATGTGCTAAATATGTAGAGAGCTTGGGAGTAACTTATATAGATGTAAATATGGGGTGCCCCATGCCTAAGATCACAAAGAACGGTTATGGATCAGCTCTATTAGAGGATCCAGAACATATAAGAAAATTGATGACAGCCATAAAAAATGCCTTAAAACCTGAGACAAAACTATCTATGAAGATAAGAATAGGTTATAAGGAGCATAAAAATCCGGTAGAGATAGCCAAGATAGCGGATGAATTAGGTCTGCACCATATTACAGTCCATGGGAGAACCAGGGAACAAATGTACAGCGGGACGGCTAATTGGGAGACTATAAAGCAGATAAAAGAAGCTGTGTCTATACCGGTTATCGGGAATGGGGATATATTTACAGCTGAGGATGCCTATGAAAAAGCTACTGAATCAGGGGTAGACGGAATAATGCTGGCTCGTGGAATATATGGAAATCCATGGCTGATTCAGCAGATAAGGGAAAGATTTGAAACTGGAGAAGTGAAGACAAAAATAACATATATCGATAAGATAGATATGGCATTAAAACATATAGACTATATGAAGGAAGATTATCCTGAAAAGCAGTTTAATTTTGAGATAAGAAAACATCTATGCTGGTATCTCAAGGGAATAACCGGTGGGAGTAAGGTGAAGAATCTGCTGAATAAGATAGATAACTACGATGAGATAAGTGAAGTATTGATAAGGTTGAAAGAAAAATTAAAGGAATATAATTCACAATAA